The proteins below are encoded in one region of Micromonospora sp. DSM 45708:
- a CDS encoding peptidoglycan-binding domain-containing protein translates to MITRRSLLVSAAAVAVGAGTPLRAGAALPEVDMEALIKAAQIDPRRADTALTEGARDSVLLVERALQARGLLASTYVDGHFGTSTVAAYAAYQRSLGYTGLDATGLPGPSSLRSLGDGRYTVVRSISPGSIVTMRGVQVNTRTRSMLLEAERLLGRQLGLTQGSYNTGVGASAGTHDGGGALDISVSGLSSATRTDVLRRLRTVGFAAWYRTPDQGDWGYHIHAIALADTDQSTGAQNQAGDYYLGRNGLANRGPDDGPVVSPKRTWEEYQRAL, encoded by the coding sequence GTGATCACGAGAAGGAGCCTGCTCGTCTCGGCGGCGGCGGTGGCGGTCGGTGCCGGCACACCGCTGCGTGCCGGCGCCGCACTGCCCGAGGTCGACATGGAAGCCCTGATCAAGGCAGCGCAGATCGACCCGCGCCGGGCGGACACCGCGCTCACCGAGGGTGCCCGGGACAGCGTCCTGCTGGTGGAGCGCGCGTTGCAGGCCCGGGGGCTGCTGGCCTCGACGTACGTGGACGGGCACTTCGGCACCAGCACCGTCGCCGCGTACGCGGCGTACCAGCGCTCGCTCGGCTACACCGGCCTCGACGCGACCGGCCTGCCGGGCCCGTCCTCGCTGCGGTCGCTGGGGGACGGACGCTACACCGTGGTCCGGTCGATCTCACCCGGCAGCATCGTGACGATGCGCGGGGTGCAGGTCAACACCCGTACCCGGTCGATGCTGCTGGAGGCGGAACGTCTGCTCGGGCGTCAGCTCGGCCTCACCCAGGGCTCCTACAACACGGGCGTCGGGGCATCCGCCGGCACCCACGACGGCGGCGGGGCGCTGGACATCTCGGTCAGCGGGCTGTCGTCGGCGACCCGGACCGACGTGCTGCGCCGGCTGCGCACGGTGGGCTTCGCCGCCTGGTACCGGACCCCGGACCAGGGCGACTGGGGATACCACATCCACGCGATCGCGTTGGCCGACACCGACCAGTCGACCGGTGCCCAGAACCAGGCCGGCGACTACTACCTGGGCCGTAACGGACTGGCCAACCGGGGACCCGACGACGGTCCGGTGGTCAGCCCGAAGCGCACCTGGGAGGAGTACCAGCGGGCGCTCTGA